From a single Candidatus Dependentiae bacterium genomic region:
- a CDS encoding ribonuclease HI family protein: protein MKQLKLFDNDPHEQSTKKTEPAHWKLFIDGASRNNPGPSGAGIYILKDSELFQKHGFYLGSKTNNQAEYFALLLGLFIVKQHMQLHDTIHIISDSQLLVRQIKGEYRVKNEDLKTLHKFAKHLLHEMHAQMFHVLRIDNQEADEMANYGIDKKVKPPQAFIAMIKQHDVSL from the coding sequence ATGAAACAACTGAAACTTTTTGACAATGACCCTCACGAGCAATCAACAAAAAAAACAGAACCCGCTCATTGGAAATTATTTATCGATGGGGCTTCTCGTAATAATCCAGGGCCTTCTGGCGCTGGCATTTATATACTCAAAGATAGTGAGTTATTTCAAAAACATGGTTTCTATCTCGGGTCAAAAACTAATAATCAGGCAGAATATTTCGCTTTATTATTAGGTCTTTTTATAGTCAAACAACATATGCAGTTACATGATACGATACACATTATTTCTGACTCCCAACTCTTGGTGCGTCAAATAAAAGGTGAATATAGAGTAAAGAACGAAGATCTCAAGACATTACATAAGTTTGCTAAGCATTTGTTGCATGAAATGCATGCGCAGATGTTTCATGTATTGCGTATTGACAATCAAGAGGCCGATGAAATGGCTAATTACGGTATCGACAAAAAAGTAAAACCCCCTCAAGCATTTATAGCGATGATTAAACAACATGATGTATCACTTTAG
- a CDS encoding SpoIID/LytB domain-containing protein, producing the protein MMYHFRKIFLFGAGFLFACMAFTDVITHTDSVIARSERNVPLSWVIESSAGFMLSYPDSKLKDETITCPKLTITETKGKFYCNGKKIAADRIILTPIPGELVFQDKSYSGALTLERQKKRMVISHVSTINTLATSVDVPINSPAVAKPAQTLSGAIKTSKERSKDFTVRVMLAERELMYNDPWKLKSSKGFLLADPRDPSTKKMVQAEEIAITVKKGAVICINGEAMFTQQVYVKPVADTISFEGLDYQGAFWLLVDGGSIKLINCIGLEEYVASVLCTESWPGWSLEVNKVFAIACRTYVIAMVQQARKSKRAYHVKNTNIHQTYTGGCAAPVLRQAVEQTKGVFLTHNNKPITAMFDGCCGGVIPAHIQGMNFSSAPYLARTYPCTYCKDYAVYTWEACYDIHELEKLLKPELPHLHRLRDVKVVKKDKAGIALEVSVKSAGHGHTLTGKKVYSLLNKQVKSFCYNVHKEGHNIIFKGRGRGHHMGLCQWGAKEMISQGWDFKSTLEFYYPGTKLMRLI; encoded by the coding sequence ATGATGTATCACTTTAGAAAAATCTTTTTATTCGGTGCTGGTTTTCTTTTTGCTTGCATGGCGTTCACCGATGTTATTACGCACACTGACTCAGTTATTGCTCGCAGTGAGCGCAATGTTCCCTTGTCATGGGTTATAGAATCGTCAGCCGGTTTTATGTTGAGTTATCCAGACTCTAAGTTAAAAGATGAGACCATTACATGTCCAAAGCTTACTATCACAGAAACAAAGGGTAAGTTTTATTGTAATGGAAAAAAAATAGCTGCAGATCGCATTATTCTTACGCCGATTCCCGGAGAATTGGTTTTTCAAGATAAATCGTATTCAGGGGCATTGACTCTTGAGCGACAAAAAAAGCGCATGGTGATTTCTCATGTGAGTACGATTAATACGCTTGCTACGTCAGTTGATGTGCCAATCAATTCGCCTGCGGTAGCCAAACCAGCACAGACTCTTTCAGGCGCTATTAAGACTTCCAAGGAACGGTCAAAAGATTTTACGGTACGCGTCATGTTGGCTGAGCGAGAACTCATGTACAATGACCCATGGAAGCTCAAGTCTAGTAAAGGATTTTTATTAGCTGATCCTCGTGATCCTTCTACTAAAAAAATGGTACAAGCAGAAGAGATTGCTATCACCGTCAAAAAAGGTGCTGTAATTTGTATTAATGGTGAGGCCATGTTTACTCAACAAGTCTACGTGAAGCCCGTTGCGGATACGATATCTTTTGAAGGTCTTGACTATCAAGGAGCATTTTGGCTCCTTGTTGATGGTGGCTCGATTAAGTTAATCAATTGTATCGGCCTTGAAGAATATGTTGCCTCGGTATTATGCACAGAAAGTTGGCCCGGTTGGTCGCTTGAGGTGAACAAGGTATTTGCCATTGCGTGTCGTACCTATGTAATTGCCATGGTGCAACAAGCACGTAAAAGTAAACGTGCTTATCACGTAAAGAACACTAATATTCACCAAACCTATACTGGTGGTTGTGCTGCACCCGTCCTTAGACAGGCTGTTGAGCAAACCAAAGGGGTGTTTTTAACACATAACAATAAGCCTATTACGGCCATGTTTGATGGTTGTTGTGGTGGAGTTATTCCAGCGCATATTCAAGGGATGAATTTTTCTTCTGCGCCCTATTTAGCACGGACCTATCCATGCACCTATTGCAAAGATTATGCGGTGTATACGTGGGAAGCTTGCTATGACATTCATGAATTGGAAAAGCTATTAAAGCCCGAACTGCCGCATTTGCATCGTTTGCGTGATGTAAAAGTCGTCAAGAAAGATAAGGCAGGCATTGCTTTAGAAGTGAGTGTTAAGAGTGCTGGTCATGGGCATACATTAACGGGAAAAAAAGTGTATTCATTGCTTAATAAGCAAGTGAAAAGCTTTTGTTATAATGTGCATAAAGAAGGCCATAACATTATCTTTAAAGGTCGTGGCCGTGGGCATCATATGGGGTTGTGCCAATGGGGCGCAAAAGAGATGATTAGCCAGGGCTGGGACTTTAAGAGCACTTTAGAGTTCTATTATCCGGGCACCAAATTGATGCGGTTGATTTAA
- a CDS encoding metal-dependent hydrolase gives MPGYKGHLVGGLIVGGLGLYVVQSLQPTYMAMAEWVLCALAGALFPDIDIKSKGQKVFYRFLLVLFGFLLIKGHIQIFILMSVLAVVPMIVRHRGLFHKLWFVVGFPTIVALCITAYFPDYRSILFYDVSFFIAGAVSHLWLDVGLRRMFRF, from the coding sequence ATGCCGGGATATAAAGGACATCTTGTCGGTGGTTTAATTGTAGGTGGACTAGGGCTCTACGTAGTGCAAAGCTTGCAGCCGACCTACATGGCAATGGCCGAATGGGTTCTCTGTGCGCTAGCAGGCGCCTTGTTTCCTGATATTGATATCAAAAGCAAGGGACAAAAAGTTTTTTATCGCTTTTTACTCGTGCTGTTTGGCTTCTTGCTTATCAAAGGGCATATTCAGATTTTTATTCTTATGAGCGTTTTGGCGGTGGTGCCTATGATTGTGCGCCACCGTGGCTTGTTTCATAAGCTATGGTTTGTTGTTGGATTTCCTACCATCGTTGCGCTCTGCATTACTGCCTATTTCCCCGACTATCGTTCTATTCTTTTCTATGATGTTTCATTCTTCATTGCAGGCGCGGTGTCTCACTTGTGGCTTGATGTTGGATTACGCAGAATGTTTAGGTTTTAA
- a CDS encoding TatD family hydrolase gives MLIDTHCHINTMVKKDFDSTLTSEELSAAKVIVQEAADNQVFRIINVGTSLIESLNCIALAQQYDAVYATVGIHPNDCTSSWMDDFKELKVLVQKKEINRIVGIGEVGLDRHYPDYNLQRQKDAFKAQIELALENDLALVVHTRDAAEETLRSLEEFKGHITRGIIHCFSEQQYFADQVIAWNFALGIGGTITYPKNLYLRDIVCKISLENIVLETDAPFLPPQIIRGKKNHPLQVRTIAEYIAHLRSESFETIADTTTKNALRIFKIS, from the coding sequence ATGCTTATTGATACGCACTGTCATATTAATACGATGGTAAAAAAAGATTTCGATTCAACGCTCACATCAGAAGAACTATCCGCAGCAAAAGTCATCGTGCAAGAAGCTGCCGACAATCAAGTTTTTCGCATTATCAATGTTGGCACCAGTTTAATTGAAAGTTTAAATTGCATTGCACTCGCACAACAATACGATGCTGTTTATGCAACCGTCGGCATTCATCCTAATGACTGCACATCATCATGGATGGATGACTTTAAAGAATTGAAAGTTCTTGTACAAAAAAAAGAAATTAATCGTATTGTTGGCATTGGCGAAGTAGGACTTGATCGTCACTATCCCGATTATAATTTACAACGACAAAAAGATGCGTTTAAAGCACAAATCGAATTAGCACTCGAAAATGATCTTGCACTCGTCGTGCACACACGTGATGCCGCAGAAGAAACATTACGCAGTTTGGAAGAATTTAAAGGACATATTACGCGCGGCATTATTCATTGTTTTTCTGAACAACAATACTTTGCCGATCAAGTCATTGCGTGGAACTTTGCTTTGGGAATTGGCGGCACGATTACCTATCCAAAAAATTTATATTTGAGGGACATTGTGTGTAAAATATCTTTAGAAAATATAGTGCTCGAAACTGATGCACCATTCTTGCCACCACAAATCATTCGTGGAAAAAAAAATCATCCACTGCAGGTGCGCACTATTGCTGAATATATCGCACACCTGCGCAGTGAATCATTTGAAACTATTGCCGATACTACAACAAAAAATGCATTAAGAATTTTTAAGATTTCTTAA